The proteins below are encoded in one region of Octopus sinensis unplaced genomic scaffold, ASM634580v1 Contig13497, whole genome shotgun sequence:
- the LOC115229686 gene encoding keratin-associated protein 5-4-like, which produces MEGQVGCGVNEDCQWVEGHQTGCGGNGDCQRVEGHQIGCGVNGDCQWVEGHRAGYGGNRDCQWVEGHQIGCEGNGDCLWVEGYQVGCGGNGDCQWVEGYQARCGGNGDCQWVEGYQVRCGGNGDCQWVDGYQARCGGNGDCQCVEGYQARCGGNGDCQWVEGHQAGCGGNGDCQWVEGYQAGCGGNGDCQWVEGHQAGCGGNGDCQWVEGHQAGCGGNGDCQWVEGHQAGCGGNGDCQWVEGYQARCGGNGDCQWVEGHQAGCGGNGDCQWVEGHRAGCGGN; this is translated from the coding sequence ATGGAAGGTCAGGTTGGTTGTGGGGTCAACGAAGATTGCCAGTGGGTGGAAGGTCATCAGACTGGTTGTGGAGGCAACGGAGATTGCCAGAGGGTGGAAGGCCATCAGATTGGTTGTGGGGTCAACGGAGATTGCCAGTGGGTGGAAGGCCATCGGGCTGGTTATGGAGGCAACAGAGATTGCCAGTGGGTGGAAGGCCATCAGATTGGTTGTGAAGGCAACGGAGATTGCCTATGGGTGGAAGGCTATCAGGTTGGTTGTGGAGGCAACGGAGATTGCCAGTGGGTGGAAGGCTATCAGGCTCGTTGTGGAGGCAACGGAGATTGCCAGTGGGTGGAAGGCTATCAGGTTCGTTGTGGAGGCAACGGAGATTGCCAGTGGGTGGATGGCTATCAGGCTCGTTGTGGAGGCAACGGAGATTGCCAGTGTGTGGAAGGCTATCAGGCTCGTTGTGGAGGCAACGGAGATTGCCAGTGGGTGGAAGGCCATCAGGCTGGTTGTGGAGGCAACGGAGATTGCCAGTGGGTGGAAGGCTATCAGGCTGGTTGTGGAGGCAACGGAGATTGCCAGTGGGTGGAAGGCCATCAGGCTGGTTGTGGAGGCAACGGAGATTGCCAGTGGGTGGAAGGCCATCAGGCTGGTTGTGGAGGCAACGGAGATTGCCAGTGGGTGGAAGGCCATCAGGCTGGTTGTGGAGGCAACGGAGATTGCCAGTGGGTGGAAGGCTATCAGGCTCGTTGTGGAGGCAACGGAGATTGCCAGTGGGTGGAAGGCCATCAGGCTGGTTGTGGAGGCAACGGAGATTGCCAGTGGGTGGAAGGCCATCGGGCTGGTTGTGGAGGCAACTGA